A window of Auraticoccus monumenti contains these coding sequences:
- a CDS encoding epimerase, giving the protein MASPRAVVAGASGFIGSHLVADLASRGYAVSRIGRRGPDASWDSPADVARLVDGADLLVNLAGRSVGCRYTDRNRDEILRSRTETTTALHRAVSGASAPPRLWLNASTGTIYRHATDRPQTERDGELGRGFSVDVARTWEEVLLAGDLPGTRRVALRMTIVLGDGPALGMLARAARFGLGGPQLDGRWFTHRRYRGIGPHPTQPAPTDHRTRGAQRFSWIHVDDLVRGVRFIDEHPELEGPVNLAAPGAATNRSFMAALRRAVGAPIGLPAPRWLLEPGMLVLRQESELVLKSRWVAPQKLTEAGFTWDHPDLDEAVTAILGSRRSGRTS; this is encoded by the coding sequence ATGGCCTCCCCCCGTGCCGTCGTCGCCGGAGCCTCGGGCTTCATCGGCTCCCACCTCGTCGCCGACCTCGCCTCGCGCGGGTACGCCGTCAGCCGCATCGGCCGGCGCGGACCCGACGCCTCCTGGGACTCCCCCGCGGACGTGGCGCGCCTGGTGGACGGCGCCGACCTGCTGGTCAACCTGGCCGGCCGCAGCGTCGGGTGCCGCTACACCGACCGCAACCGCGACGAGATCCTGCGCTCCCGCACCGAGACCACCACCGCCCTGCACCGGGCGGTCAGCGGGGCGTCCGCACCACCGCGGCTGTGGCTGAACGCCAGCACGGGCACCATCTACCGCCACGCCACCGACCGACCGCAGACCGAGCGCGACGGCGAGCTGGGCCGCGGGTTCTCCGTCGACGTGGCGCGCACCTGGGAGGAGGTCCTCCTCGCCGGTGACCTGCCGGGCACCCGCCGGGTCGCGCTGCGGATGACCATCGTGCTCGGCGACGGTCCCGCACTGGGCATGCTCGCCCGCGCCGCCCGGTTCGGGCTGGGCGGGCCGCAGCTGGACGGCCGCTGGTTCACCCACCGGCGTTACCGCGGCATCGGCCCACACCCGACGCAGCCCGCTCCCACCGATCACCGGACCCGCGGCGCCCAGCGCTTCAGCTGGATCCACGTGGACGACCTGGTCCGGGGGGTCCGGTTCATCGACGAGCACCCCGAGCTGGAGGGACCGGTCAACCTGGCCGCCCCGGGGGCCGCCACCAACCGGTCCTTCATGGCCGCGCTGCGCCGTGCCGTCGGTGCCCCGATCGGGTTGCCCGCGCCGCGCTGGCTGCTCGAGCCGGGGATGCTGGTGCTGCGCCAGGAGTCCGAGCTGGTCCTCAAGAGCCGGTGGGTGGCCCCGCAGAAGCTGACCGAGGCCGGCTTCACCTGGGACCACCCGGACCTTGACGAGGCCGTCACCGCCATCCTCGGCAGCCGCCGCTCCGGCCGCACGTCCTGA
- a CDS encoding LysR family substrate-binding domain-containing protein, which produces MDEAEVGGRSRGLRIGFVPGVTLTKWRRIWGERYPRTPLEVVEVAEDEQGAVLRDGRVDLCFARLPVDREGLHVIPLYEEQPVVVVPKDHPVAAFEEVTLADLAGEDLLDTDVPVDPIDLVAGGVGLAVVPQSVARSRSRRDLVHRPVSDAEPTTIGLCWLQDDDRPETEDFIGVVRGRTANSSRTTQSGGTPPSRAATRKAAARQAAGQDPARKPARKRSTGRGPKRSR; this is translated from the coding sequence ATGGACGAGGCCGAGGTGGGTGGCAGGAGCCGGGGTCTGCGGATCGGTTTCGTGCCCGGGGTGACCCTGACGAAGTGGCGACGGATCTGGGGCGAGCGCTACCCGCGCACCCCGTTGGAGGTGGTCGAGGTCGCCGAGGACGAGCAGGGCGCGGTGCTCCGGGACGGCCGGGTGGACCTGTGCTTCGCCCGGCTCCCGGTCGACCGCGAGGGGCTGCACGTCATCCCGCTGTACGAGGAGCAGCCCGTCGTCGTCGTGCCCAAGGACCACCCGGTGGCCGCCTTCGAGGAGGTGACCCTGGCCGACCTGGCCGGTGAGGACCTGCTCGACACCGACGTCCCCGTCGACCCGATCGACCTGGTCGCGGGCGGGGTCGGGCTGGCTGTCGTGCCCCAGTCGGTGGCGCGGTCGAGGAGCCGTCGGGACCTGGTGCACCGGCCGGTGAGCGACGCGGAGCCGACCACCATCGGGCTGTGCTGGCTGCAGGACGACGACCGGCCCGAGACGGAGGACTTCATCGGCGTGGTCCGCGGACGGACCGCCAACAGCTCCCGCACCACCCAGTCCGGCGGGACGCCCCCGTCGAGGGCGGCCACCCGCAAGGCGGCTGCGCGCCAGGCCGCCGGTCAGGACCCGGCACGGAAACCCGCCCGGAAGCGGTCGACCGGCCGGGGCCCGAAGCGTTCGCGCTGA
- a CDS encoding DUF5997 family protein: MSQSMKPITAAAKLGIYLPATPEEFQRSTPTRDEVDALRTDPPEWLVELRRNGPFPRDVVAQKLGISRSGLARSGVGDALDADQIGALLADPPEWLIRERHTQAKVVAEKERLRERQDD; this comes from the coding sequence GTGAGCCAGTCCATGAAGCCGATCACCGCGGCCGCCAAGCTGGGCATCTACCTGCCCGCCACGCCCGAGGAGTTCCAGCGGTCCACGCCCACCCGTGACGAGGTGGACGCGCTGCGCACCGACCCGCCCGAGTGGCTGGTGGAGCTGCGCCGCAACGGCCCCTTCCCCCGCGACGTGGTGGCCCAGAAGCTCGGCATCTCCCGCTCCGGGCTGGCCCGCAGCGGGGTCGGCGACGCGCTGGACGCCGACCAGATCGGCGCCCTGCTGGCCGACCCGCCGGAGTGGCTGATCCGCGAGCGGCACACCCAGGCCAAGGTCGTCGCCGAGAAGGAACGGCTCCGCGAGCGCCAGGACGACTGA
- a CDS encoding pyridoxamine 5'-phosphate oxidase family protein encodes MVELTPRSREQRKADVLHRLERDVDCWVATAGAGPHLVPLSLDWVDERVVLATGAGTVTARNLLAGGRARLALGATRDVVSVEAELERHLPAEEAGEALLDRYARRTGWRPGAGDLVLWLRPLRVRAWREVDEISGRTLMRDGRWLV; translated from the coding sequence GTGGTCGAGCTGACGCCGCGGAGCCGCGAGCAGCGGAAGGCCGACGTGCTGCACCGGCTGGAGCGCGACGTCGACTGCTGGGTGGCCACCGCCGGGGCCGGGCCGCACCTGGTACCGCTGTCGCTGGACTGGGTGGACGAGCGGGTGGTGCTGGCCACGGGTGCGGGGACGGTCACCGCCCGCAACCTGCTGGCCGGTGGTCGTGCCCGGCTGGCGCTGGGCGCGACCCGCGACGTCGTCTCGGTGGAGGCGGAGCTGGAGCGCCACCTCCCGGCCGAGGAGGCCGGGGAGGCGCTGCTGGACCGCTACGCGCGCCGCACGGGCTGGCGTCCGGGAGCGGGCGACCTGGTGCTGTGGCTGCGACCGCTGCGGGTGCGGGCCTGGCGTGAGGTGGACGAGATCAGCGGCCGGACGCTGATGCGCGACGGACGCTGGCTGGTCTGA
- a CDS encoding mannosyltransferase family protein, whose translation MLQAWLGSRGLILLVGLLVALSTGRSVTDLVANWDVQHFIGVAEHGYLRDPKTMAFFPGWPLVLRAGMALGVAPTVTGVALSLVLSLVAAAALVRMGGPWAAVGWLFAPVAVFTAVPYTESAFCAAAFWAWQRASADRWGSAALLTALACTTRVSGLFLVGALAVMVLTWPGLDVPGRVRRWAWLLLPTAVLAGYVVYLWTLTGSWTAWSDAQAAGWARGFHWPWESALNTWPVIRGDYVDHPDWTWVFRGEAVSMLMGLVVTGWCLSRRMWAEASWVGVQVLAFSVSYWWFSVNRAVLLWFPLWLMFAHLVSVEPKRPAAQALRHTVLVGWLLLSGLATLVWTWLFTTGQWSS comes from the coding sequence ATGCTGCAGGCGTGGCTGGGCAGCCGCGGGCTGATCCTGCTGGTCGGGCTGCTGGTCGCCCTCTCCACCGGGCGCAGCGTCACCGACCTGGTGGCGAACTGGGACGTGCAGCACTTCATCGGCGTGGCCGAGCACGGGTACCTCCGCGACCCCAAGACGATGGCCTTCTTCCCCGGCTGGCCGCTGGTGCTGCGGGCCGGGATGGCGCTGGGGGTGGCGCCCACGGTCACCGGGGTGGCGCTGTCGCTGGTCCTGTCCCTGGTCGCCGCGGCCGCGCTGGTGCGGATGGGTGGGCCCTGGGCGGCCGTGGGGTGGCTGTTCGCGCCGGTCGCGGTGTTCACCGCCGTCCCCTACACCGAGTCCGCCTTCTGCGCCGCCGCCTTCTGGGCCTGGCAGCGGGCCAGTGCCGACCGGTGGGGGAGCGCGGCGCTGCTGACCGCGCTGGCCTGCACGACGCGGGTCAGCGGGCTGTTCCTGGTGGGTGCGCTGGCGGTGATGGTGCTGACCTGGCCGGGGCTGGACGTGCCCGGACGCGTGCGCCGGTGGGCGTGGCTGCTGCTGCCGACGGCGGTGCTGGCCGGGTACGTGGTGTACCTGTGGACGCTCACCGGGTCCTGGACGGCGTGGTCGGACGCCCAGGCCGCCGGGTGGGCCCGGGGCTTCCACTGGCCCTGGGAGTCCGCGCTGAACACCTGGCCGGTGATCCGCGGGGACTACGTCGACCACCCGGACTGGACCTGGGTCTTCCGCGGTGAGGCCGTGTCGATGCTGATGGGGCTGGTGGTCACCGGCTGGTGCCTGAGCCGCCGGATGTGGGCCGAGGCCAGCTGGGTCGGCGTCCAGGTGCTGGCCTTCTCGGTGTCCTACTGGTGGTTCTCGGTCAACCGGGCCGTGCTGCTGTGGTTCCCGCTGTGGCTGATGTTCGCCCACCTGGTGTCGGTGGAGCCGAAGCGCCCCGCCGCCCAGGCGCTGCGGCACACGGTGCTGGTCGGCTGGCTGCTGCTCTCCGGCCTCGCCACGCTGGTCTGGACCTGGCTGTTCACCACCGGGCAGTGGTCGAGCTGA